Proteins co-encoded in one Saprospira grandis genomic window:
- a CDS encoding gliding motility-associated C-terminal domain-containing protein — translation MRHIYLFGLLFLCSWSLQAQVRLEVIINSGTAGTSCTDGIFGGSPDPQWRVNVESQGWTTYPQSGACFTDAPNTQYDEEFICATDYPANIQLCFRAFEDDGAACVVDQTCLAQICQNFATPAPGSSLNYTLSIPNCCGNSSWGQVDFTIRATGSFVNAGQAYDQICNAINLGTLNSNSSIGDNGLSNYGNFCATNTLEPSPWGNANEQGVWFQFTTGPNPSASLRFEAISDPQNLGDGIDLQLALYESSNGSCNGALSLVAEDYQGAGALYDEEMSVECLQPNTTYFLLVDGEDSGIPFTDGGQGYFGLEIFDLGVQQSADSICAATHLGPVPTGGQVQTNALSQSNLCAGNANEPVPGNWSNEQGVWFSFEAPASGHVIIEANSDQPAPFGTDAVDLQLALYSSSTNNCTGSLSEIDSDYDPTGFGEELDVRCLEAGRIYYIMVDGSTLNVDGIFDLEVRDGGIPPAPNDEICNTIALGAPAPGGTVGLTDQNNYCADNLFEPIPNNWGNDRGVWYTFVAPPSGKVEIRAENQSFFGSDQIDLQLVVYDAANQSCNDPLTEIQSEHDGIGVVWDENMEVECLTPGRTYFLMVDGEGALFDPDLQEGIFDLEVYGDPRDPPATNDDPCNAIYLGDPTGGQIGTSPGPQHGSQNNFCATGAGEPNPGAFNPNQTVWYTFTAPASGNVEIELSSDDPLNGVDPIDLQVAVWEAASCTGSWREMNSGDDLVVFDLDLEVYCLNPGQIYYVQVNGADLAILDPEEGYFDITITEIPPIPVAPNNLICNAIPLGDPFTNGPQSITNQHNLCADAIGDPNPDDFDADQTVWYSFSTPATGGPYAVDISATTFTPFSSQDAIDIQLAVFESSNNSCTGILTEVESDYDPGFFDEDMDVQCLDAGKTYFIMVDGSFLDVQGYFDLTISQAPSVPIPTNDLICNAEALGAVPIGGSINNNINYANFCAETEPGEPSPFNIEQTVWFSFQAPAHVGASTSSEVSIRLESDPNNQGNGVDLQLAVYRSSNGSCTGNLQLLEEGVDNPTLSFDAEVNLTCLLPGETYWVQVDGSLIDVEGYFTIEIIDDGAGSFPANDNICNATPLGAVPNGGSINNNVSYNNYCATLEPNEPNPSAFAADETVWFSFEAPTSGNISISLESDPASLGDNPNLQLALWYSPGGTCAGPWLEMGSDYDPLLNDESMSITCLVPGATYYLQVDGQEDYFGVEEGYFTIEIEDDGGSTTFPYNNNICDAYDFGLPTGNFATLGNETNECANVELGEPGLGGYAEHTVWYQFTAPPSGRVEVEVESNDPIFGIDPEVYIFGSSTNSCTGQLSLSDGSNLPTAIITENVEATCLTPGNIYFIQVDGEGLNREGEFSIRVRDMEPLFGTGQPNDPEPVNNYCQNAISIPVQSESCTNGTGSWNSYNYGVPTASQPTSCGQNCGETWYSFTMPSSGVALVEGNDDGISSSSPIGDFSDLVVVAYTGGCGNLQQVACGSGGLSGDVGFEIAAPPGSQILLQVFNDGGDDDNENFELCVSEGCGADNCLNAIAYPIQPNVPYCFNTASATGEGVAGGAPGYFECGEGDDPEHSLYYYFVSDCNGSAVTLSIINATSSGNCIGGTVPGDGFNISFFQDSSPCDNNPDVLVDCQSFNSCMTQPINWSFTYNNLQPNTPYIVQIDGGFNFLGGSNNGTFMIQTTTSPVPMPTSTPSGCGSNNGTATATTVGGTPPFSFQWSNGAVDSIITNLSPGWYTVTVTSSGPGGCSAIDSVFVDSTNALGLQLASQRDESCLGSCDGSATVLPLSGLAINYNYLWDAAAGSQTTATATGLCAGSYSVTVSSNNGCQDSMTVQIGSPNPVQASLVNGSLPQCPGLCDGSAAITATGGSISTDYYYQWSHGDSTSLVTNLCAGNYSVTISDRNGCYDTLQLNIPVPPSPIQISLLASQDLSCAGDSSGSFSLTAAGGQAPYTYIMAGDSNQTGQFSALAAGNYLVQVIDDVGCTDTISVSIQEPTPLSAGISIDQDYNGSPISCFGAADAALSATATGGTANYSYNWSTGASSNSLNGLAAGNYSLTVSDQNGCQDSSSISLQAPDSIQLNIDTLSFYNGYTVSCASATDGQLEAIYSGGWGSLQGQWSNGSSQALQNSLAAGNYCFSVTDINGCQASSCVLLTAPDTLLLDSVQQQNIICAGQQNGELSVFMQGGLPPYSYLWSNGQRSSNISNLAAGNYQLTVTDANGCNWLGSWTITEPTPLVLQLDADSVRCNGGADGSISALLSGGIAPYSYLWSNGQSSSSINNLAAGPYQLTVTDANGCSIVASALVQEPANAVIANVLSSQNPSCNQGTDGWIDADAQGGTPNYSFLWSTGDTTEDLQQLAAGNYSLTATDARGCQATTSIQLMAPSAIQPSISVYSNYHGASISCAGASDGALTAQVQGGTAPYLISWSTGENTALIQNLSAGWYTVSFSDANGCTAVDSIELSAPLPLAAQQTVSAASCANSCDGQIVYQAVAGTGTLGQNGYEYRLLGPGQNGQLFGPNNNWSNLCAGWYVVQLRDGNGCQIQDSIEITAPAPLQLQLSQNDPSCFNGNDGSLTALATGGTAPYTYLWSDGQTTATATNLSAGSYSLSLTDANGCILVQTTSLHSPSPLAINFQVDSASCAGSSDGAILAIATGGTAPYSYLWSNGQMGRQARGLTAGNYQLTISDAQGCQFTASTTVEEPSPLQIQLQSSTPNCQGQNSGTATVVATGGTAPYTYLWSDGQTTATATNLAAGSYQLIVTDAKGCQQNASVQLSQPTGLGLAINQLQAPSCHNAADGELEAVVVGGTAPYQYNWSNGSSTANANNLAAGWYSLTVSDAGGCQLVDSFELLAPAALQLSLSSQAAGCLQGQDGEATASVQGGTLPYSFLWSNGAQTQQVTGLAAGNYQLTVTDANGCSIQGQVVVDEPASGLVGYINVQDALCQNGASGQLTAIISGGTPLANGDYNYSWSNGGNTAILSNLSAGNYSLTASDANGCTLSLSAQVGEPTGIQLTLVSSQDPRCAGELTGQAQLQASGGTSPLSYQWSDGQTAPTAQNLGAGSYSVTVTDRNGCTADLSVQITDPAPLQLNMQLNMPACAGGDDGSISYQSSSVPVNAFLWSNGQVGEPLTGLAAGIYNLTVVDQNGCSADFQYVLGGPPALGLTLKPQSNIRCAGELSASVEALASSGTAPYSYLWSNGDTQSLAQNLGAAWYAVTATDANGCQQTDSIQFVDPAPLELSAEVDSVRCLGESNGSILALAQGGSTALGGYSYSLDSLNWQASPFFPNLAAADYTIYLRDANDCVADTLVEVEAGLPFFLQQFGPNDTTLAYGDSLLLYALLNDSLGVSFSWSESLSNQLLSDSSYQLWVQPFDRAIYEFVAQNERGCRLDSSITVFIDKERIAAAPNTFTPNNDGANDRFFIQGDERLQLVKLFRVYDRWGELVFEGQNLAPNDPQAGWDGQFKGRPMNSGVYAWYAELEFIDGHILVLKGSIQLLR, via the coding sequence ATGCGACATATCTATCTATTTGGCCTTCTGTTCCTCTGCAGCTGGAGCTTGCAGGCCCAAGTTCGTCTAGAAGTGATCATCAACTCCGGAACGGCTGGGACCAGTTGTACAGATGGGATTTTTGGTGGTAGTCCAGACCCCCAATGGCGCGTCAATGTAGAAAGCCAAGGGTGGACGACCTACCCTCAATCTGGGGCTTGCTTTACCGACGCCCCCAACACCCAATACGATGAAGAATTTATTTGTGCAACAGACTATCCGGCCAATATCCAGCTCTGTTTTAGAGCCTTTGAGGATGATGGGGCGGCCTGTGTGGTGGACCAAACTTGTCTGGCCCAGATTTGTCAGAACTTTGCTACCCCAGCGCCAGGTAGCTCCCTCAATTATACCCTAAGCATTCCAAACTGTTGTGGGAATAGCAGTTGGGGGCAGGTAGATTTTACGATTCGGGCAACGGGAAGCTTTGTAAATGCGGGCCAAGCCTATGACCAAATTTGTAATGCCATCAATCTGGGGACCCTCAATAGCAATAGCTCTATTGGAGACAATGGACTGAGCAACTACGGGAACTTCTGTGCAACAAATACCTTAGAACCTAGTCCCTGGGGCAATGCCAATGAACAAGGCGTTTGGTTTCAGTTTACCACCGGCCCCAACCCCAGTGCTAGTCTCCGCTTTGAGGCCATCTCGGATCCCCAAAACCTAGGGGATGGCATCGACCTGCAATTGGCCCTTTATGAAAGTTCTAATGGCAGTTGTAATGGCGCCCTTAGCCTAGTGGCCGAAGACTATCAGGGGGCAGGTGCCCTCTATGATGAAGAAATGAGCGTAGAATGTCTACAACCCAATACCACCTACTTCCTTTTGGTAGATGGCGAAGATAGCGGCATCCCCTTTACCGATGGCGGCCAAGGCTACTTTGGCCTAGAAATCTTTGACCTTGGCGTACAGCAATCAGCCGATAGCATTTGTGCGGCCACTCATCTGGGGCCTGTTCCTACTGGGGGGCAAGTACAAACCAATGCCCTCAGCCAGTCAAACCTCTGTGCAGGCAATGCCAACGAGCCCGTTCCGGGCAACTGGAGCAATGAGCAGGGCGTTTGGTTCTCCTTTGAAGCCCCTGCCTCTGGGCATGTTATTATTGAGGCCAATAGTGACCAACCCGCCCCTTTTGGGACCGATGCGGTAGACCTTCAGCTCGCCCTTTATAGCAGCTCGACCAACAACTGTACAGGAAGCCTCAGCGAAATAGATAGCGATTATGATCCAACTGGCTTTGGAGAAGAACTAGATGTACGCTGCCTAGAAGCTGGCCGCATCTACTATATCATGGTGGATGGCTCTACCTTAAATGTAGATGGTATCTTTGACCTAGAAGTACGAGATGGCGGGATTCCGCCTGCGCCCAATGATGAAATTTGTAATACCATTGCCCTGGGTGCCCCTGCTCCTGGCGGCACCGTTGGACTTACCGATCAGAACAACTACTGTGCAGACAACCTCTTTGAGCCCATCCCCAACAACTGGGGAAATGACCGTGGGGTTTGGTACACCTTTGTTGCCCCGCCTTCGGGTAAAGTAGAGATTCGGGCAGAAAACCAAAGCTTTTTTGGCTCTGACCAAATTGATCTACAACTAGTAGTTTATGATGCGGCCAACCAAAGTTGCAACGATCCCTTGACCGAAATACAGAGTGAGCATGATGGAATTGGAGTGGTCTGGGATGAAAATATGGAAGTAGAATGCCTTACTCCAGGCAGAACCTACTTTTTGATGGTAGATGGAGAGGGGGCCCTTTTTGACCCCGACCTTCAAGAAGGCATCTTTGACCTAGAGGTTTATGGCGATCCTCGTGATCCTCCTGCAACAAATGACGATCCTTGTAATGCCATCTATTTGGGTGATCCAACGGGAGGACAAATTGGAACAAGTCCCGGCCCACAACATGGTAGCCAAAACAACTTCTGTGCAACAGGAGCTGGAGAGCCCAACCCAGGGGCATTCAACCCCAATCAGACCGTTTGGTATACCTTTACGGCCCCTGCTAGTGGTAATGTAGAAATAGAACTCAGCTCAGACGATCCCCTTAATGGCGTAGACCCTATTGATCTGCAAGTAGCCGTTTGGGAGGCGGCCAGTTGTACGGGCAGTTGGCGAGAAATGAACAGCGGCGACGACCTAGTTGTCTTTGATTTGGACCTAGAGGTCTATTGCTTAAACCCAGGGCAAATCTATTATGTGCAAGTCAATGGGGCAGATTTGGCCATCTTGGACCCAGAAGAAGGCTATTTTGATATTACCATTACAGAAATACCGCCTATTCCCGTAGCGCCCAACAACCTCATCTGTAATGCCATTCCCTTAGGAGATCCCTTTACGAACGGGCCACAAAGCATCACGAACCAGCACAACCTTTGTGCTGATGCCATTGGCGACCCCAATCCAGATGACTTTGATGCGGATCAAACCGTATGGTACAGCTTTAGCACCCCGGCCACAGGAGGACCTTATGCGGTAGACATTTCGGCCACCACCTTTACCCCTTTTAGCTCTCAAGATGCCATTGATATTCAGCTAGCCGTTTTTGAATCCTCTAATAACAGCTGTACGGGTATCCTCACTGAGGTAGAAAGTGATTATGACCCCGGCTTCTTTGATGAAGACATGGACGTACAATGTCTAGACGCAGGCAAGACCTACTTCATCATGGTGGATGGTTCCTTTCTAGATGTACAGGGTTACTTTGATTTGACGATTAGTCAGGCGCCCTCCGTACCCATTCCAACCAACGACCTCATTTGTAATGCAGAAGCCTTGGGGGCCGTACCTATTGGGGGCAGCATCAATAACAACATCAACTACGCTAACTTCTGTGCAGAAACAGAGCCCGGAGAGCCCTCTCCTTTTAATATTGAGCAGACAGTTTGGTTTAGCTTTCAGGCGCCTGCACATGTGGGGGCCAGTACCTCTTCGGAGGTCAGCATTCGCCTAGAGTCTGATCCCAACAATCAAGGCAATGGAGTAGACTTACAACTAGCCGTTTACCGTTCTTCTAATGGCAGTTGTACGGGCAACCTACAACTTTTGGAAGAGGGGGTAGACAATCCCACCCTTAGCTTTGATGCGGAAGTCAATTTAACTTGTTTGCTCCCGGGAGAGACCTATTGGGTCCAAGTAGATGGCTCTTTGATTGATGTAGAAGGCTATTTTACCATAGAAATTATAGATGATGGCGCGGGGAGCTTTCCCGCCAATGATAACATCTGTAATGCCACGCCTTTGGGGGCGGTACCCAATGGGGGCAGCATCAACAATAACGTCAGTTACAATAACTACTGTGCTACGCTAGAGCCCAATGAGCCTAACCCTTCGGCCTTTGCTGCCGATGAAACCGTCTGGTTTAGCTTTGAGGCCCCAACTTCTGGGAACATCAGCATCAGCTTAGAATCAGACCCCGCTAGTTTGGGCGACAACCCCAACTTACAGCTGGCGCTCTGGTATAGTCCGGGCGGAACCTGTGCTGGACCTTGGCTAGAAATGGGCAGTGATTACGATCCCCTGCTCAATGATGAATCAATGAGCATTACCTGCTTGGTTCCGGGGGCCACCTACTATCTACAAGTAGATGGACAAGAGGATTACTTTGGGGTAGAAGAAGGCTACTTTACTATAGAAATTGAAGATGATGGAGGAAGCACAACCTTCCCCTATAATAATAATATCTGCGATGCCTATGACTTTGGTCTCCCCACGGGCAACTTTGCCACTTTAGGCAATGAGACCAATGAATGTGCAAATGTAGAATTGGGCGAGCCTGGCTTGGGCGGCTATGCCGAGCATACCGTCTGGTATCAGTTTACAGCCCCTCCTTCGGGCCGGGTAGAAGTTGAGGTAGAAAGTAATGACCCTATCTTTGGCATTGACCCCGAGGTCTATATCTTTGGCTCTTCAACGAATAGTTGTACAGGCCAGCTCAGCTTAAGCGATGGATCGAACCTACCCACTGCTATTATCACCGAAAATGTCGAGGCGACCTGCTTGACCCCTGGCAATATCTATTTCATCCAAGTCGATGGAGAAGGTCTCAATCGAGAAGGAGAATTTAGCATTCGAGTTCGAGATATGGAGCCCCTCTTTGGTACAGGGCAACCCAATGACCCCGAGCCCGTCAATAACTACTGCCAAAATGCGATTAGTATTCCCGTTCAATCGGAATCTTGCACCAATGGTACCGGCAGCTGGAATAGCTACAACTATGGCGTTCCTACCGCTAGCCAACCAACTAGCTGTGGCCAAAACTGTGGAGAAACTTGGTACAGCTTTACTATGCCCAGTAGTGGAGTGGCTTTGGTAGAAGGAAATGATGATGGCATTAGCTCCTCCTCTCCTATTGGCGACTTCTCGGACCTTGTGGTGGTGGCCTATACTGGCGGCTGCGGCAATCTCCAACAAGTTGCCTGCGGTAGCGGTGGCCTTAGCGGAGATGTCGGCTTTGAGATTGCGGCCCCTCCGGGTAGCCAAATTCTCCTCCAAGTCTTTAATGATGGCGGAGATGACGATAATGAAAACTTTGAGCTTTGTGTATCAGAAGGCTGTGGGGCCGACAACTGCCTCAACGCTATAGCCTACCCCATTCAACCCAATGTTCCCTACTGCTTTAACACGGCTTCTGCCACTGGAGAAGGGGTTGCAGGCGGCGCTCCTGGCTATTTTGAATGTGGAGAAGGCGATGATCCAGAGCACTCCCTCTACTACTACTTTGTATCCGACTGTAATGGAAGTGCAGTAACCTTAAGTATTATCAATGCCACCTCTAGTGGAAACTGTATCGGGGGCACCGTTCCTGGGGATGGCTTTAATATCTCTTTCTTTCAGGATAGCAGCCCTTGTGATAACAACCCCGATGTGCTGGTAGATTGCCAGAGCTTTAATAGCTGTATGACCCAGCCCATCAACTGGTCCTTTACTTATAACAACCTACAGCCCAACACCCCTTATATTGTCCAAATCGATGGGGGCTTTAACTTCCTTGGTGGAAGTAATAATGGGACCTTCATGATTCAGACGACCACTAGCCCTGTGCCCATGCCAACCTCTACCCCTTCGGGTTGTGGCAGCAATAATGGTACGGCCACGGCAACTACGGTGGGGGGAACCCCTCCCTTCAGTTTCCAATGGTCCAATGGTGCAGTAGACTCTATCATTACCAACCTGAGTCCAGGCTGGTATACTGTTACGGTCACTTCTTCTGGACCTGGAGGTTGCTCGGCTATTGATAGTGTTTTTGTAGATAGCACTAATGCCTTAGGGCTTCAGCTGGCCTCTCAAAGAGATGAAAGCTGCTTGGGAAGCTGCGATGGCTCTGCCACGGTTTTGCCACTTTCTGGTTTGGCGATTAACTACAACTACTTATGGGATGCTGCTGCAGGCAGTCAAACGACAGCCACGGCCACAGGCCTTTGCGCAGGGAGCTATAGCGTTACCGTAAGTAGTAACAATGGCTGTCAGGATAGCATGACGGTCCAAATTGGCAGCCCCAACCCTGTACAAGCTAGCTTGGTCAATGGAAGCCTGCCACAATGCCCTGGCCTTTGCGATGGCTCTGCAGCCATCACGGCTACTGGCGGCAGCATTTCTACCGACTACTACTACCAATGGTCTCATGGAGATAGTACCTCTTTGGTCACTAATCTTTGTGCAGGCAATTATAGCGTGACTATTAGCGACCGTAATGGTTGTTATGATACCCTACAGCTAAATATTCCCGTACCGCCTAGTCCTATACAAATCAGTTTACTGGCTAGTCAGGACCTCAGTTGTGCAGGAGATAGCTCTGGCAGCTTTAGCTTAACGGCTGCAGGGGGACAAGCGCCCTATACCTACATTATGGCTGGAGATAGCAACCAAACGGGACAGTTCTCGGCCTTAGCCGCAGGCAACTATTTGGTCCAGGTGATTGATGATGTAGGCTGTACAGATACAATTTCGGTCAGTATTCAAGAACCAACGCCCTTAAGCGCTGGCATTAGTATCGACCAAGATTATAATGGTAGTCCCATTTCTTGCTTTGGAGCCGCTGATGCTGCCCTTAGTGCAACAGCAACAGGAGGAACGGCCAACTATAGCTACAACTGGAGCACAGGAGCAAGCAGCAATAGCCTGAACGGATTGGCAGCAGGGAATTATAGCCTTACGGTTAGCGACCAGAATGGCTGCCAAGACAGTAGTAGCATTAGTCTACAAGCACCTGACTCTATTCAGTTGAATATAGATACCCTTAGCTTCTATAATGGCTATACAGTATCTTGTGCCTCAGCTACAGACGGCCAACTAGAAGCCATTTATAGTGGCGGATGGGGCAGCCTTCAGGGCCAATGGAGCAACGGCAGTAGCCAAGCCCTACAAAATAGCCTAGCTGCGGGTAATTATTGCTTTAGCGTGACGGATATCAATGGCTGTCAGGCGAGTAGTTGTGTTTTACTCACAGCCCCCGACACCCTACTACTAGATAGTGTACAACAACAAAATATCATCTGTGCAGGTCAACAGAATGGGGAGTTGAGCGTCTTTATGCAAGGTGGTTTGCCTCCCTATAGCTACCTTTGGTCCAATGGTCAAAGGAGCAGCAATATTAGTAATTTGGCGGCAGGAAACTACCAACTTACCGTAACCGATGCCAACGGCTGTAATTGGCTAGGCAGTTGGACAATTACAGAGCCCACGCCCTTGGTCCTACAACTAGATGCCGATTCTGTGCGATGTAATGGCGGAGCAGACGGAAGTATCTCTGCCCTACTAAGTGGAGGCATTGCGCCTTATAGCTACCTTTGGTCCAATGGACAGAGCAGTAGCAGTATCAACAACCTAGCAGCAGGCCCCTACCAGCTTACGGTCACCGATGCCAATGGCTGTAGTATTGTTGCTTCGGCCCTTGTACAAGAGCCCGCCAATGCCGTTATTGCCAATGTATTGAGCAGCCAAAACCCAAGCTGCAATCAAGGAACAGATGGTTGGATTGATGCCGATGCCCAAGGGGGAACCCCCAACTATAGCTTCCTTTGGTCTACAGGAGATACAACAGAGGATCTCCAGCAACTGGCGGCAGGGAACTATAGCCTTACCGCTACCGATGCTCGAGGTTGTCAGGCCACAACAAGCATACAACTGATGGCCCCCTCGGCTATACAGCCCAGTATTAGTGTGTATAGTAATTATCATGGGGCCAGCATTAGCTGTGCAGGCGCTAGTGATGGAGCCCTTACGGCCCAAGTACAGGGCGGAACCGCCCCTTACCTCATCAGTTGGTCTACTGGGGAAAATACGGCCCTAATTCAGAATCTCTCTGCGGGCTGGTATACGGTCAGCTTTAGTGATGCCAATGGCTGTACCGCTGTTGATAGTATAGAACTTAGCGCCCCCTTGCCCCTTGCAGCCCAGCAAACAGTTAGTGCCGCTAGCTGTGCCAATAGCTGCGATGGACAGATTGTCTATCAAGCAGTAGCTGGCACGGGAACCCTAGGCCAAAATGGCTATGAATACCGCCTTTTGGGCCCCGGCCAAAACGGTCAGCTCTTTGGTCCCAACAACAACTGGAGCAACCTCTGCGCAGGCTGGTATGTTGTTCAGTTGCGAGATGGCAACGGTTGCCAAATTCAAGATAGCATAGAGATTACGGCGCCCGCTCCCCTACAACTACAGCTTAGCCAAAATGATCCTAGTTGCTTTAATGGCAACGATGGAAGCCTAACAGCTTTAGCCACAGGAGGAACAGCCCCCTACACTTACCTTTGGTCCGATGGACAAACAACAGCTACGGCCACTAACTTATCCGCAGGGAGTTATAGCCTAAGCCTAACGGATGCCAATGGCTGTATTTTGGTCCAAACAACTAGCTTGCATAGCCCTTCTCCCCTAGCCATCAACTTCCAAGTAGATTCGGCCAGTTGTGCGGGCAGTAGCGATGGGGCCATTTTAGCGATTGCAACTGGAGGAACAGCCCCCTATAGCTACCTTTGGTCCAATGGCCAAATGGGCCGACAAGCCCGAGGCTTGACCGCAGGGAACTACCAATTGACAATTAGCGATGCCCAAGGCTGCCAGTTTACCGCAAGTACTACCGTAGAAGAGCCTAGCCCCTTGCAAATTCAATTGCAAAGCAGCACCCCCAACTGTCAGGGACAAAACTCTGGAACGGCCACAGTGGTCGCTACTGGAGGAACAGCCCCCTACACTTACCTTTGGTCCGATGGACAAACGACAGCTACTGCGACTAACCTTGCCGCAGGCAGCTATCAATTGATTGTGACGGATGCTAAGGGTTGTCAGCAAAATGCTAGCGTTCAATTGAGCCAACCCACAGGCTTAGGCCTGGCCATTAACCAACTGCAGGCGCCTAGCTGCCATAATGCAGCCGATGGGGAACTAGAAGCCGTAGTAGTTGGCGGAACAGCCCCCTATCAATATAACTGGTCCAATGGTAGCAGTACCGCCAATGCCAATAACTTGGCGGCGGGCTGGTATAGCCTGACAGTTAGCGATGCTGGCGGCTGTCAACTGGTCGATAGTTTTGAACTTTTGGCTCCCGCCGCCCTACAGCTCAGCTTAAGTAGCCAAGCAGCGGGCTGTCTGCAGGGACAAGATGGAGAAGCTACCGCTAGTGTACAAGGCGGAACCCTTCCCTACAGCTTCCTTTGGTCCAATGGGGCTCAAACGCAGCAAGTAACGGGCTTGGCGGCAGGAAACTACCAACTTACGGTCACCGATGCCAATGGTTGTAGCATTCAGGGCCAAGTGGTTGTTGATGAGCCAGCTAGCGGCTTAGTAGGCTATATCAATGTACAGGATGCGCTCTGCCAAAATGGAGCATCGGGCCAGCTCACGGCGATTATTAGTGGGGGTACGCCCTTGGCCAATGGCGACTACAATTATAGTTGGTCCAATGGCGGAAATACCGCTATTCTCTCTAACCTTAGCGCTGGAAACTATAGCCTTACGGCTAGCGATGCCAATGGTTGTACCCTGAGCCTAAGCGCCCAAGTTGGCGAGCCTACAGGCATACAACTGACCTTAGTGAGTAGCCAAGATCCTCGCTGTGCAGGCGAGCTAACTGGTCAAGCCCAACTACAGGCTAGCGGCGGAACTTCGCCCTTGAGCTATCAGTGGTCGGATGGACAAACTGCTCCCACGGCCCAAAACCTAGGGGCAGGAAGCTATAGCGTGACCGTAACGGACAGAAACGGATGTACGGCTGATTTATCGGTCCAAATTACAGATCCCGCTCCACTACAGCTAAATATGCAATTGAATATGCCCGCCTGTGCCGGAGGCGATGATGGCAGCATTAGCTATCAATCTTCTTCGGTTCCTGTAAATGCCTTCCTTTGGTCCAATGGCCAAGTGGGCGAGCCTTTGACGGGCTTGGCAGCGGGTATTTACAATTTGACGGTGGTGGATCAAAATGGCTGTAGTGCTGACTTTCAGTATGTTTTGGGTGGACCGCCTGCTTTGGGCTTGACCCTCAAGCCGCAAAGCAATATTCGCTGTGCAGGAGAGCTAAGCGCTAGTGTAGAAGCCTTGGCGAGCTCGGGCACTGCGCCCTATAGCTATCTTTGGTCCAATGGCGATACCCAATCTTTGGCCCAAAACCTAGGGGCGGCCTGGTATGCCGTGACCGCCACCGACGCCAATGGTTGTCAGCAAACAGACAGCATTCAGTTTGTCGATCCCGCTCCGCTGGAGCTATCTGCAGAGGTTGATTCTGTGCGCTGTTTGGGCGAAAGCAATGGAAGTATTTTGGCCCTGGCTCAGGGTGGCTCTACTGCATTGGGCGGCTATAGTTATAGTTTAGATAGTCTAAACTGGCAGGCTTCGCCTTTCTTCCCGAACTTGGCGGCGGCTGATTATACGATTTACCTAAGAGATGCCAACGATTGTGTGGCCGATACTTTGGTGGAGGTAGAAGCGGGCTTGCCCTTCTTCTTGCAGCAATTTGGTCCAAATGATACGACCTTGGCCTATGGCGATAGCTTATTGCTTTATGCCTTGCTCAATGATAGTTTGGGGGTTAGTTTCAGTTGGAGCGAAAGCCTGAGCAATCAATTATTGAGCGATAGCAGTTATCAGTTATGGGTGCAGCCTTTTGATCGGGCGATTTATGAATTTGTGGCCCAAAATGAAAGAGGTTGTCGCTTAGACAGCAGCATTACGGTCTTTATTGACAAGGAGCGGATTGCGGCGGCCCCCAATACCTTTACGCCAAATAATGATGGGGCCAATGATCGCTTCTTTATTCAGGGCGATGAGCGCCTGCAGCTGGTCAAACTCTTTAGGGTTTATGACCGTTGGGGCGAGTTGGTCTTTGAGGGCCAAAACCTAGCGCCCAATGATCCACAGGCGGGTTGGGATGGCCAATTTAAGGGCCGCCCGATGAACTCTGGGGTCTATGCTTGGTATGCCGAACTAGAGTTTATAGATGGCCATATTTTGGTCTTAAAGGGCAGCATTCAGCTCTTGCGATAA